From Streptosporangium album, the proteins below share one genomic window:
- a CDS encoding decaprenyl-phosphate phosphoribosyltransferase produces MSSGEQDLAGRDPAGLDGRAPGDPDAVNDGAVAERPPAAVRGGRGFSPAALVRACRPRQWLKNALVFAAPAAAGVLGTAQGLLDALIAFAAFCVAASGTYLLNDAADVEADRRHPRKRHRPIAAGLVPVRLAWVAGALLVTLAPVVAALSGSWRLPAVVAGYLALTFAYTYWLKHQEVVDLVAVAGCHVIRAYAGAVTVDVPVTSWFLVVISLGSLQLVVGKREAELRASGGNSTRAILAAYTPGYLAGVRAMSSGAMIVTYCLWALNDHPAPFYGLSIVPFVLIVLRHNLLVDRGVGEEPEELALRDRHLQMFIALLLVLLTTGIYVT; encoded by the coding sequence ATGAGCTCCGGCGAGCAGGACCTGGCCGGCCGGGACCCGGCCGGACTCGACGGCCGTGCGCCGGGCGACCCGGACGCGGTGAACGACGGCGCGGTGGCCGAGCGGCCCCCGGCGGCCGTGCGCGGCGGCCGGGGATTCTCGCCCGCCGCGCTCGTCCGGGCCTGCCGCCCCCGCCAGTGGCTGAAGAACGCCCTGGTCTTCGCGGCACCGGCGGCGGCCGGCGTGCTGGGGACGGCCCAGGGGCTGCTGGACGCCCTGATCGCCTTCGCGGCGTTCTGCGTGGCCGCGAGCGGCACCTACCTGCTCAACGACGCGGCCGACGTCGAGGCCGACCGCCGGCATCCGCGCAAGCGTCACCGCCCGATCGCGGCCGGCCTGGTCCCGGTACGGCTCGCCTGGGTCGCCGGCGCCCTGCTCGTGACCCTGGCCCCCGTGGTCGCCGCGCTGTCCGGAAGCTGGCGGCTCCCGGCCGTCGTCGCCGGATACCTGGCGCTGACCTTCGCCTACACCTACTGGCTCAAGCACCAGGAGGTGGTGGACCTGGTCGCGGTCGCCGGTTGCCACGTGATCCGCGCCTACGCCGGAGCGGTCACCGTGGACGTGCCGGTGACGAGCTGGTTCCTCGTGGTGATCTCGCTCGGCTCGCTCCAGCTCGTGGTGGGCAAGCGGGAGGCCGAGCTGCGCGCCTCCGGAGGCAACTCCACACGGGCGATCCTGGCCGCCTACACCCCCGGTTACCTGGCCGGTGTCCGCGCCATGTCCTCCGGCGCCATGATCGTGACCTACTGCCTGTGGGCGCTCAACGACCACCCCGCGCCGTTCTACGGGCTCAGCATCGTCCCCTTCGTCCTCATCGTTCTGCGGCACAATCTCCTGGTGGACAGAGGTGTCGGCGAGGAGCCGGAGGAGCTCGCCCTGCGCGACCGGCATCTTCAGATGTTCATCGCCCTCCTGCTCGTCCTGCTCACCACCGGGATCTACGTGACATGA
- a CDS encoding FAD-binding oxidoreductase produces MTFLTGWGRTAPTPARLARPRSPEEVAELVLRAPGRGVAARGLGRSYGDAAQNSGGLVLDCTALTSWSLDESTGLVTAAAGLSLHDLMRALVPRGWFVPVTPGTRHVTVGGAVAADVHGKNHHADSSFGAHLRSLTLVTADGDSRTLTPDSELFWATVGGMGLTGVITEAVFRCVPITTSRIRVDVERTRDLDHTMETMAATDDRYRYTVAWIDLLASGGRMGRSVLTRGDHAGRDELPRGADPLAFAPASRLKAPSWAPNGLLNPVTVRAFNEAWYRRARPRTGLLQGIAPFFHPLDSVDGWNRVYGSDGFVQYQFVVPFGEEATLRRIVSRLSAEGVVSFLTVLKRFGPGTPGMLSFPVPGWTLALDIPAGRRGLAALLREFDGWVVEAGGRVYLAKDSRMPAETMAAMYPRLGEWRKVRDEVDPGGVFRSDLARRLGL; encoded by the coding sequence ATGACCTTCCTGACCGGCTGGGGCCGTACCGCACCGACCCCCGCGCGCCTGGCCCGCCCCCGCTCGCCCGAGGAGGTCGCCGAGCTGGTGCTGCGCGCCCCCGGCCGGGGCGTCGCCGCCCGAGGGCTCGGCCGCTCCTACGGCGACGCCGCGCAGAACTCCGGGGGACTGGTCCTCGACTGCACCGCGCTGACCTCGTGGTCGCTGGACGAGAGCACCGGCCTGGTGACCGCCGCCGCCGGGCTGAGCCTGCACGACCTCATGAGGGCCCTGGTGCCCCGAGGCTGGTTCGTCCCGGTCACCCCGGGCACCAGACACGTGACCGTCGGCGGGGCCGTGGCGGCCGACGTGCACGGTAAGAACCACCACGCCGACTCCTCCTTCGGCGCCCACCTGCGCTCCCTCACCCTGGTCACGGCCGACGGCGACAGCCGTACCCTCACGCCGGACAGTGAGCTGTTCTGGGCCACGGTCGGTGGCATGGGCCTCACCGGTGTGATCACCGAGGCCGTCTTCCGGTGCGTGCCGATCACGACCTCGCGCATTCGGGTGGACGTCGAGCGCACCCGCGACCTGGACCACACCATGGAGACGATGGCCGCCACCGACGACCGCTACCGCTACACGGTCGCCTGGATCGACCTGCTCGCCTCCGGCGGCCGGATGGGCCGCAGCGTGCTCACCCGGGGGGACCACGCCGGCCGCGACGAGCTGCCGCGCGGCGCCGACCCGCTGGCGTTCGCCCCCGCCTCCCGGCTGAAGGCCCCGTCCTGGGCGCCGAACGGCCTGCTCAACCCGGTGACCGTGCGGGCGTTCAACGAGGCCTGGTACCGCAGGGCCCGTCCCCGGACCGGACTCCTCCAGGGGATCGCGCCGTTCTTCCACCCGCTGGACTCGGTGGACGGCTGGAACCGGGTCTACGGCTCGGACGGCTTCGTCCAGTACCAGTTCGTGGTGCCCTTCGGAGAGGAGGCGACGCTGCGGCGGATCGTCTCCCGGCTGTCGGCCGAGGGCGTGGTCTCCTTCCTCACCGTGCTCAAGCGGTTCGGCCCCGGCACGCCGGGGATGCTGTCGTTCCCGGTCCCCGGCTGGACGCTCGCCCTGGACATCCCGGCGGGCCGGCGGGGGCTGGCCGCGCTGCTCCGGGAGTTCGACGGCTGGGTGGTCGAGGCGGGCGGCCGGGTCTACCTGGCCAAGGACTCGCGGATGCCGGCCGAGACGATGGCCGCGATGTACCCGAGGCTGGGCGAGTGGCGTAAGGTCCGCGACGAGGTGGACCCCGGCGGGGTGTTCCGCTCCGACCTGGCCAGAAGGCTGGGGCTGTGA
- a CDS encoding SDR family NAD(P)-dependent oxidoreductase, with protein MKNALGSVDTVLLLGGRSEIGLAIVERLVRDGARRIVLAVRDAGDTPPVIGAAEVHLLEFDASRPQTHGEVVEAAVKLVGDLDVVIPAFGVLGSQAAYDADPVAAAEAVAVNYGGHVSAGLFAARRLREQGHGTLVVLSSVAGVRVRRANFVYGSAKAGLDGFAQGLGDALHGSGARVMVVRPGFVVGRMTEGMSPAPMSSTPGQVADAVIAGLRSDAEVVWVPGRLRAVFAVMRVLPRAIWRRMPR; from the coding sequence GTGAAGAACGCCCTGGGCTCGGTGGACACCGTGCTGCTGCTGGGCGGGCGCAGCGAGATCGGGCTGGCGATCGTCGAGCGGCTGGTCCGCGACGGCGCCCGCCGGATCGTGCTCGCGGTCCGTGACGCCGGTGACACGCCCCCGGTCATCGGGGCGGCCGAGGTGCACCTGCTGGAGTTCGACGCCTCGCGCCCGCAGACGCACGGCGAGGTGGTCGAGGCCGCCGTGAAGCTGGTCGGCGACCTGGACGTGGTGATCCCGGCCTTCGGCGTCCTGGGCAGCCAGGCGGCCTACGACGCCGACCCGGTGGCCGCCGCCGAGGCGGTCGCCGTCAACTACGGCGGGCACGTGTCCGCCGGGCTCTTCGCCGCCCGGCGGCTGCGCGAGCAGGGCCACGGCACGCTGGTGGTCCTCTCGTCGGTGGCGGGGGTGCGGGTGCGGCGGGCCAACTTCGTGTACGGCTCGGCCAAGGCGGGCCTGGACGGCTTCGCGCAGGGGCTGGGCGACGCGCTGCACGGTTCGGGCGCCCGGGTGATGGTGGTGCGGCCCGGCTTCGTGGTCGGCAGGATGACCGAGGGCATGTCGCCCGCGCCGATGTCCTCCACGCCCGGCCAGGTAGCCGACGCGGTGATCGCAGGGCTGCGCTCGGACGCCGAGGTCGTGTGGGTCCCCGGTCGGCTGCGGGCGGTCTTCGCGGTGATGCGGGTGCTGCCCCGCGCGATCTGGCGCAGGATGCCTCGCTGA
- a CDS encoding NAD(P)H-dependent flavin oxidoreductase: MRTRVTDMLGIEFPIFAFSHCRDVVAAVSRAGGMGVLGALYFTPEELEMELKWIDDHVDGRPYGVDVVMPASYAGADLGVDSPEDLVGRLQGMIPDGHRAFVDDLLASHGVAELSGSDAGRVLLGWTDATARPQVEVALRHPIALLANALGPPPADVVDLAHAKGVKVAALASTPRHAVKQVEVGVDIVVAQGTEAGGHTGEISTMVLIPQVVDAVDVPVLAAGGIGGGRQMAAGMALGAEGAWTGSIWLTVEEADTPEMARRRILEATSRDTVRSRSWTGKPARLLKNEWTDAWEAADSPGTLPMPLQFMLVSDALRRIGRSDAAELATFPAGQIIGAMNQVRSAREVVFGMVEEYIEAVERLGRLTGE, encoded by the coding sequence ATGCGGACACGTGTCACGGACATGCTCGGAATCGAGTTTCCGATCTTCGCGTTCAGCCACTGCCGGGATGTCGTCGCCGCGGTCAGCCGCGCCGGCGGGATGGGCGTGCTCGGCGCCCTCTACTTCACCCCGGAGGAGCTCGAGATGGAGCTCAAGTGGATCGACGACCACGTCGACGGCAGGCCGTACGGCGTCGACGTGGTCATGCCCGCCTCCTACGCGGGAGCCGACCTGGGCGTCGACTCTCCGGAGGACCTGGTGGGGCGGCTCCAGGGGATGATCCCCGACGGTCATCGCGCGTTCGTCGACGACCTGCTGGCCTCGCACGGCGTGGCCGAGCTGTCGGGTTCCGACGCGGGGAGGGTCCTGCTCGGCTGGACCGACGCCACCGCCCGGCCGCAGGTCGAGGTGGCGCTACGGCACCCGATCGCGCTGCTGGCCAACGCCCTCGGGCCGCCGCCCGCCGACGTCGTCGACCTGGCGCACGCCAAGGGCGTGAAGGTGGCGGCGCTGGCCTCGACCCCCCGGCATGCGGTCAAGCAGGTCGAGGTGGGCGTGGACATCGTCGTCGCCCAGGGCACCGAGGCCGGTGGGCACACCGGTGAGATCTCCACGATGGTGCTCATCCCGCAGGTCGTGGACGCGGTGGACGTGCCCGTGCTGGCGGCGGGAGGCATCGGTGGCGGACGCCAGATGGCGGCGGGCATGGCCCTCGGCGCCGAGGGCGCGTGGACCGGGTCCATCTGGCTGACCGTCGAGGAGGCCGACACTCCGGAGATGGCCAGGCGGCGCATCCTGGAGGCCACCTCCCGCGACACCGTGCGCTCCCGCTCGTGGACCGGCAAGCCCGCGCGCCTGCTGAAGAACGAGTGGACCGACGCCTGGGAGGCCGCCGACTCGCCCGGCACTCTGCCGATGCCCCTGCAGTTCATGCTGGTCTCCGACGCGCTGCGCCGGATCGGGCGTTCCGACGCCGCCGAGCTGGCCACGTTCCCGGCGGGACAGATCATCGGGGCCATGAACCAGGTGAGGTCGGCCAGAGAGGTCGTCTTCGGGATGGTCGAGGAGTACATCGAGGCCGTCGAGCGTCTGGGCCGCCTGACCGGGGAGTAG
- a CDS encoding SRPBCC family protein has translation MIDIISRLNAVQREVGKRSTADGEDISVLLRRSYDAPIEDVWDALTDPDRMKRWFLPISGDLRVGGRFQLEGNAGGEILHCEPPRLLKVTFGSESSLVELRLTPEGEGTTILELDHTVPVEMAGSGAGALFSGPGWDGAFLGLGLFLQGEVSEDPVAAANSLEVQEFSRQSIHLWAAVIEASGTATTAEIAPAVEASLAGFAPDLGSAPDGDGSDRPEA, from the coding sequence ATGATCGACATCATCAGCCGCCTCAACGCCGTCCAGCGCGAGGTCGGCAAGCGTTCGACCGCCGACGGTGAGGACATCAGCGTTCTGCTGCGACGGAGCTACGACGCGCCGATCGAGGACGTCTGGGACGCCTTGACCGACCCGGACCGCATGAAGCGATGGTTTCTTCCGATTTCTGGCGATCTCCGGGTCGGCGGTAGGTTCCAGTTGGAGGGCAACGCGGGCGGCGAGATCCTGCACTGCGAGCCGCCCCGCCTGCTCAAGGTGACCTTCGGAAGCGAGAGCAGCCTGGTCGAGCTGCGGCTGACCCCCGAGGGCGAGGGCACCACCATCCTTGAGCTCGACCACACGGTTCCCGTCGAGATGGCCGGCAGCGGTGCGGGCGCGCTCTTCTCCGGGCCCGGATGGGACGGCGCCTTCCTGGGCCTGGGCCTGTTCCTCCAGGGCGAGGTCAGCGAGGACCCCGTCGCGGCGGCGAACTCGCTGGAGGTGCAGGAGTTCTCCCGGCAGTCCATCCACCTGTGGGCGGCCGTGATCGAGGCTTCGGGCACCGCGACCACCGCCGAGATCGCCCCGGCGGTCGAAGCCTCGCTGGCGGGATTCGCCCCGGACCTCGGCTCGGCTCCGGATGGAGACGGGAGTGATCGGCCGGAGGCCTGA
- a CDS encoding ATP-binding cassette domain-containing protein — protein MNPTVSVRDLTKRFGRRAVLDGLTLEFGRGVTGLLGPNGAGKTTLLRSLATTLAPDGGEVRALGLDPADRLQRTDLRRRLGYLPQDPGFYPHFTVFELVEYVAILKELTDRRERHREVRRVLTEVDLADRAKTKVRKLSGGMRQRLALAQALLGEPDLLILDEPTVGLDPEQRMRFRALVSRLGESRTVLLSTHQTEDVAALCERVVVMKGGRDVFEGTPRDLAATAAGQVWLSDQPPTASHLFWRTADGRYRTLGARPQGGVPADPGVEDGYLLLLGESAEVAA, from the coding sequence ATGAACCCGACCGTGAGCGTGCGTGATCTGACCAAGAGATTCGGCCGCAGGGCCGTGCTCGACGGTCTCACCCTGGAGTTCGGCCGCGGCGTGACCGGGCTGCTGGGCCCCAACGGCGCGGGCAAGACCACCCTGCTGCGGAGCCTGGCGACCACGCTGGCCCCCGACGGCGGCGAGGTGCGCGCCCTCGGGCTGGATCCCGCCGACCGGCTCCAGCGCACCGACCTGCGCCGCCGCCTCGGCTACCTCCCCCAGGACCCCGGCTTCTACCCGCACTTCACCGTCTTCGAGCTGGTGGAGTACGTCGCGATCCTCAAGGAGCTGACCGACCGGCGCGAGCGCCACCGCGAGGTGCGCCGGGTCCTTACGGAAGTGGACTTGGCCGACCGCGCGAAGACGAAGGTGCGCAAACTGTCCGGCGGCATGCGGCAGCGGCTCGCCCTGGCCCAGGCGCTGCTCGGCGAGCCCGACCTGCTCATCCTGGATGAGCCCACGGTGGGCCTGGATCCCGAGCAGCGGATGCGGTTCCGGGCGCTGGTCTCCCGGCTCGGCGAGAGCCGTACCGTGCTGCTGTCCACCCACCAGACCGAGGACGTCGCCGCCCTGTGCGAGCGGGTGGTCGTGATGAAGGGCGGCCGCGACGTGTTCGAGGGAACCCCGCGCGACCTGGCGGCGACCGCCGCCGGGCAGGTGTGGCTGTCGGACCAGCCGCCCACGGCCTCACACCTGTTCTGGCGGACCGCCGACGGCCGCTACCGCACGCTCGGGGCCCGGCCTCAGGGCGGCGTCCCGGCCGACCCCGGCGTCGAGGACGGCTACCTGCTGCTGCTCGGCGAGTCCGCGGAGGTGGCCGCGTGA
- a CDS encoding zf-HC2 domain-containing protein, translating into MKASWHLPEELIERYLAGHLDPVQVMSVESHLARCERCRAAVPYEEGWLAASWEGIEDLVDRPRPRPVARILRRAGVPEHMATFLAATPALARGWLVAVAAVLAFAVAAAHLAAHDPVRSLHALVTFLVVAPVLPLAGIALAYGRHVDPVHELQAATPMAGSRSLLLRALAVLVTAIVLTGLAAPLLPGPPGLAGAWLLPALALAVATLALSTRISPPASAAALAAAWFGAVTAGSGLAGDELLLFSPGAQALYGMAALILVPLVYLRRARLDPGEPR; encoded by the coding sequence ATGAAGGCGTCATGGCACCTGCCCGAAGAGCTGATCGAGCGCTACCTGGCCGGCCATCTGGACCCGGTCCAGGTCATGTCCGTGGAGAGCCACCTCGCCCGGTGTGAGCGCTGCCGTGCGGCGGTGCCGTACGAGGAGGGCTGGCTGGCGGCGAGCTGGGAGGGGATCGAGGACCTGGTGGACCGGCCCCGCCCGCGACCGGTTGCGCGGATCTTGCGCCGGGCCGGGGTTCCCGAGCACATGGCCACGTTCCTGGCGGCCACCCCTGCCCTGGCCCGAGGCTGGCTGGTGGCCGTCGCGGCGGTGCTGGCCTTCGCCGTGGCCGCGGCCCACCTCGCCGCGCATGACCCCGTGAGGTCGCTGCACGCGCTGGTGACCTTCCTGGTGGTCGCGCCCGTGCTGCCGCTGGCCGGCATCGCCCTGGCCTACGGGCGGCACGTCGACCCGGTGCACGAGCTGCAGGCCGCCACCCCCATGGCAGGCTCCCGGTCGCTGCTGCTGCGCGCTCTCGCGGTACTGGTGACTGCCATCGTCCTGACGGGGCTCGCCGCGCCGCTGCTGCCCGGCCCGCCGGGGCTCGCCGGGGCCTGGCTGCTGCCGGCCCTCGCGCTCGCCGTCGCAACCCTCGCCCTCTCGACCCGCATCTCCCCGCCCGCCTCGGCGGCGGCACTCGCCGCCGCCTGGTTTGGCGCGGTGACGGCCGGGAGCGGACTCGCCGGTGATGAGCTGCTGCTCTTCTCACCCGGTGCACAGGCCCTGTACGGCATGGCCGCCCTGATCCTGGTCCCCCTCGTCTACCTGCGGCGTGCCCGCCTCGACCCCGGAGAGCCCCGATGA
- a CDS encoding RNA polymerase sigma factor, with translation MRLFLTRRREPPPVGPHSNDAELLAAVAAERVEALKLLHQRHAPWLRVRLARRCADADLVDDAIQDTFVAVWRDAHRYRSPEGEAAAWIWTIAIRRLISALRRIGAAPPVVALDDVHAAGGHRSGARQTSAYLITESAEDAVLVGVEHGDLGTALARLSPDLRAAIQATVLDGLTTREASHLLGVPEGTVKTRVMRAKAQLRGYLA, from the coding sequence GTGCGCCTATTCCTCACACGCCGCCGCGAACCACCCCCGGTCGGTCCCCACAGTAACGATGCCGAGCTTCTCGCGGCCGTTGCCGCCGAGCGGGTGGAGGCGCTGAAGCTCCTGCACCAGCGGCACGCGCCCTGGCTGCGGGTACGGCTGGCCCGCCGGTGCGCCGACGCGGACCTGGTGGACGACGCGATCCAGGACACCTTCGTCGCCGTATGGCGCGACGCACACCGCTACCGTTCGCCAGAGGGCGAGGCTGCGGCGTGGATCTGGACGATCGCGATCCGCAGGCTGATTTCCGCGCTGCGCCGGATCGGCGCCGCCCCACCCGTCGTCGCGCTCGACGACGTGCACGCAGCGGGGGGCCACCGATCAGGTGCACGCCAGACCTCCGCATACCTGATCACCGAGTCGGCCGAGGACGCCGTCCTGGTCGGCGTGGAGCACGGCGACCTGGGCACCGCGCTGGCCAGGCTCTCGCCGGACCTGCGCGCCGCTATTCAGGCGACCGTGCTCGACGGCCTCACGACGCGGGAGGCCTCCCATCTCCTCGGCGTTCCCGAGGGGACCGTGAAGACCCGCGTCATGCGGGCCAAGGCCCAGCTCAGGGGGTATCTCGCATGA
- a CDS encoding RNA polymerase sigma factor produces MADIPSEDLRQTMRDPEAFEVFYRRHAERVSRFVARRVTDPHTVDDLTTEVFLAAIDTGDTYRTDRGSEMAWLFGIARNVMASELRRAAKELHKSGRAAGRRTLDADDIARLEERIDAERAARPLLSAIAQLPKSLRAVAELVDIDGLSVADAATALRIRVGTARVRLHRAHRRLVAESGNRPETILEGSS; encoded by the coding sequence ATGGCAGACATTCCATCGGAGGATCTCCGGCAGACGATGCGAGATCCCGAGGCGTTCGAGGTCTTCTACCGAAGACACGCCGAACGCGTGAGCCGCTTCGTGGCCCGTCGGGTGACCGATCCGCACACGGTGGACGACCTCACCACCGAGGTCTTCCTGGCCGCCATCGACACAGGGGACACGTACAGGACCGACCGGGGCAGCGAGATGGCGTGGCTGTTCGGCATCGCGCGCAACGTCATGGCGTCCGAGCTGCGTAGAGCGGCCAAGGAACTGCACAAGAGCGGCAGGGCGGCGGGGCGCCGCACGCTGGACGCCGACGACATCGCCCGCCTGGAGGAGCGCATCGACGCCGAACGGGCCGCCCGCCCGCTGCTGTCGGCCATCGCGCAGCTACCCAAGAGCCTGAGGGCCGTGGCCGAACTGGTGGACATCGACGGCCTGTCAGTCGCCGACGCCGCCACGGCCCTGCGCATCCGCGTCGGCACCGCCCGGGTGCGGCTGCATCGCGCGCACCGCCGGCTCGTAGCCGAGTCCGGCAACCGCCCGGAGACCATCTTGGAAGGATCGTCATGA
- a CDS encoding crotonase/enoyl-CoA hydratase family protein yields MELLPISTPHCRVERDGHVVVVTMDRPEARNALSSDMLVGLADAWAYISDEPEVRVAVLTGAGGTFCAGADLKAMGTPSSDPRVQKRAAEIPDYHWKGLLRDSAALPAKPIVCAVEGYAVAGGTELLVGTDLRVVAESATLGLFEARRALFPMGGSAIRLPRQIPYALAMDLLLTGRAVTAREALSMGLVNRVVPDGRALATALEIAGQVAECGPLAVQAILRAYRETLGLPEAEALKVSDGIGWPVIGSEDAKEGSRAFREKRPAVYRGR; encoded by the coding sequence ATGGAACTCCTGCCCATCAGCACGCCACACTGCCGCGTCGAACGCGACGGTCACGTCGTCGTCGTCACCATGGACCGGCCCGAGGCGAGGAACGCGCTCTCCTCGGACATGCTGGTCGGCCTGGCCGACGCCTGGGCCTACATCTCCGACGAACCCGAGGTCCGCGTCGCGGTGCTCACCGGCGCGGGCGGGACCTTCTGCGCGGGGGCCGACCTGAAGGCCATGGGCACCCCGTCGAGCGACCCCCGAGTCCAGAAGCGCGCCGCGGAGATCCCCGACTACCACTGGAAGGGCCTGCTCCGTGACTCCGCCGCGCTGCCCGCCAAGCCCATCGTCTGCGCGGTGGAGGGATATGCCGTGGCCGGGGGCACCGAGCTGCTCGTCGGCACCGATCTGCGCGTGGTCGCCGAGTCGGCCACCCTCGGCCTGTTCGAGGCCCGCCGCGCGCTGTTCCCGATGGGCGGCTCGGCGATACGGCTCCCGCGCCAGATCCCGTACGCCCTGGCCATGGACCTCCTGCTGACCGGCCGGGCCGTCACCGCCCGGGAGGCACTGAGCATGGGCCTGGTCAACCGGGTCGTCCCGGACGGCCGGGCCCTGGCGACCGCCCTGGAGATCGCCGGGCAGGTCGCCGAGTGCGGCCCGCTCGCCGTTCAGGCCATCCTGCGCGCCTACCGCGAGACCTTGGGCCTGCCCGAGGCCGAGGCCTTGAAGGTCTCCGACGGCATCGGGTGGCCGGTGATCGGCTCCGAGGACGCCAAGGAGGGCTCCCGGGCGTTCCGGGAGAAGCGCCCGGCCGTCTACCGGGGCAGGTGA
- a CDS encoding acyl-CoA synthetase — MGTLGFWRLAQADPDWIAAVDPDGTEHRAGDLLARANQLVHGLRELGLAPGDGFCGLVPNGSDGLVLYLAALQAGWYYTPVNWHLTGPEIGYIVADSEARAFFIDERYAREGLRGVTESGIAPDRVFAFGQVEGVRPVSDLTAEQPAGTPADRTAGAAMHYTSGTTGRPKGVRRPLSGLDPDDAAEMMTFLLSLFGMTPGMENTHLVTSPNYHTAVTQFGGTALHMGHTLVYMDRWDAEETLRLCERYRVTNSHMVPTHFKRLLALPDEVRSRYDLSSLRWMIHAAAPCPVPVKWAMFEWWGDCIYEYYAATEGGGTVATPEGWKKHPGTVGTAWPISELLIVDENMEPVPTGTPGTIYMKMAGLRFEYKGDRAKTEAGRLKDHFTVGDIGYLDEDGFLFLCDRKADMIISGGTNIYPAEIENELMVHPKIADVAVFGVPDEEWGEQIKAVVEPAPGIAPSPELAAELLESLRGRLSTMKWPKSIDFIEEMPREPNGKLLKRRLRDPYWEGRDRAI; from the coding sequence ATGGGCACGCTCGGCTTCTGGAGGCTGGCGCAGGCGGATCCGGACTGGATCGCCGCGGTGGATCCGGACGGGACCGAACACCGCGCCGGTGACCTGCTCGCCCGGGCCAATCAGCTCGTCCACGGCCTGCGGGAGCTGGGCCTGGCGCCCGGTGACGGATTCTGCGGCCTGGTCCCGAACGGCTCCGACGGGCTGGTGCTCTATCTGGCCGCGCTGCAGGCCGGGTGGTACTACACGCCCGTCAACTGGCATCTCACCGGCCCCGAGATCGGCTACATCGTCGCCGACAGCGAGGCCCGGGCCTTCTTCATCGACGAGCGCTACGCGCGGGAGGGCCTGCGCGGAGTCACGGAGTCGGGCATCGCTCCGGACCGCGTCTTCGCGTTCGGGCAGGTGGAAGGGGTGCGCCCGGTCTCCGATCTGACCGCGGAACAGCCCGCCGGCACCCCCGCGGACCGTACGGCGGGCGCCGCCATGCACTACACCTCCGGCACCACGGGCAGGCCCAAAGGGGTGCGCCGACCGCTCAGCGGCCTCGACCCGGACGACGCGGCCGAGATGATGACGTTCCTGCTCAGCCTGTTCGGCATGACCCCGGGCATGGAGAACACCCACCTGGTCACCTCGCCGAACTACCACACGGCGGTCACCCAGTTCGGCGGTACGGCCCTGCACATGGGCCACACGCTCGTCTACATGGACAGGTGGGACGCCGAGGAGACGCTCCGGCTCTGCGAGAGGTATCGGGTCACCAACTCGCACATGGTCCCCACCCACTTCAAGCGGCTGCTCGCGCTCCCCGACGAGGTGCGGAGCCGCTACGACCTGTCCTCGCTCCGGTGGATGATCCACGCCGCGGCGCCATGCCCGGTCCCCGTCAAGTGGGCGATGTTCGAGTGGTGGGGCGACTGCATTTACGAGTACTACGCCGCGACCGAGGGCGGCGGCACCGTCGCCACCCCCGAGGGCTGGAAGAAGCACCCCGGTACGGTCGGCACCGCCTGGCCGATCAGCGAGCTGCTCATCGTGGACGAGAACATGGAACCGGTCCCGACTGGCACCCCGGGCACGATCTACATGAAGATGGCGGGCCTCCGCTTCGAATACAAGGGCGACCGGGCCAAGACCGAGGCGGGCCGCCTGAAGGACCACTTCACCGTCGGCGACATCGGCTACCTCGACGAGGACGGTTTCCTGTTCCTCTGCGACCGCAAGGCCGACATGATCATCTCAGGCGGGACCAACATCTACCCCGCCGAGATCGAGAACGAGCTGATGGTCCATCCGAAGATCGCCGACGTCGCGGTGTTCGGCGTCCCCGACGAGGAGTGGGGCGAGCAGATCAAGGCCGTGGTCGAGCCGGCGCCCGGTATCGCCCCCTCGCCGGAGCTGGCCGCCGAGCTCCTCGAATCGCTCCGGGGCCGTCTGTCGACGATGAAGTGGCCCAAGTCGATCGACTTCATCGAGGAGATGCCACGCGAGCCGAACGGCAAGCTCCTCAAACGCAGGCTGCGCGACCCGTACTGGGAGGGACGAGACCGTGCGATCTGA